A single region of the Streptomyces caelestis genome encodes:
- the pdxR gene encoding MocR-like pyridoxine biosynthesis transcription factor PdxR: MVTSWVNSAERIGADLHLELTGPGGRRAALIRALREAVRGGRLAPGTRLPPYRSLAADLGVARNTVADAYAELVAEGWLTARQGSGTRVAERAEPLRPAARVPRKAPARARGPRHDLTQGTPDASAFPRTAWLASYRRALQQAPNEVFGPGDPAGRRELREALTEYLARARGVRTEPGRIVICSGFAHALRLLFGGGVLRGPLAVEAYGLGFHREVLAAAGVRTVPLPLDEHGARVDRLERERAVLLTPAHQFPTGGPLHPARRAAVIGWARARGGLVLEDDYDGEFRYDRKPVGAVQGLDPERVIHIGSVSKSLSPAVRLGWMVLPQRYVGAVLDVKGDREAWASVLDQLSLADFVTSGSYDRHVRRMRQRYRGRRDRLVAALAEHAPHIEATGVAAGLHAVLRLPPGTEASTVKAAVWQGIALDGLAAFRHPDTDMAADDGLVVGYATPSEHAYGPALEALCRALPPP; this comes from the coding sequence ATGGTGACTTCGTGGGTCAATTCCGCGGAACGGATCGGGGCCGACCTGCATCTGGAGCTGACCGGGCCGGGCGGCCGGCGCGCGGCGCTGATCCGGGCCCTGCGGGAGGCCGTACGCGGCGGGCGGCTCGCTCCGGGCACGCGGCTGCCGCCGTACCGCTCGCTCGCGGCCGATCTGGGCGTCGCCCGCAACACGGTGGCCGACGCCTACGCGGAACTCGTCGCGGAGGGCTGGCTCACCGCCCGCCAGGGCTCGGGCACCCGGGTCGCGGAGCGCGCCGAGCCGCTGCGGCCCGCCGCCCGCGTGCCCCGCAAGGCACCTGCACGCGCGCGTGGACCCCGGCACGACCTGACGCAGGGCACGCCGGACGCCTCGGCGTTCCCGCGCACCGCGTGGCTGGCCTCCTACCGGAGGGCTCTCCAGCAGGCGCCCAACGAGGTGTTCGGGCCGGGTGACCCGGCCGGCCGGCGCGAACTGCGGGAGGCGCTCACGGAGTACCTGGCACGCGCGCGTGGTGTGCGCACCGAGCCGGGCAGGATCGTGATCTGCTCCGGCTTCGCGCACGCGCTGCGGCTGCTGTTCGGAGGGGGCGTCCTGCGCGGGCCCCTGGCGGTGGAGGCGTACGGGCTCGGATTCCACCGGGAGGTCCTCGCGGCGGCCGGTGTGCGGACCGTGCCGCTCCCCCTCGACGAACACGGCGCCCGGGTCGACCGGTTGGAGCGCGAGCGTGCCGTGCTGCTCACGCCGGCGCACCAGTTCCCGACGGGCGGCCCGCTGCACCCCGCGCGCCGGGCCGCCGTCATCGGCTGGGCACGCGCGCGTGGCGGCCTGGTCCTGGAGGACGACTACGACGGGGAATTCCGCTACGACCGCAAGCCGGTCGGTGCCGTCCAGGGCCTCGACCCCGAGCGCGTGATCCACATCGGCTCGGTCAGCAAGAGCCTGTCGCCGGCGGTGCGGCTGGGCTGGATGGTGCTCCCGCAGCGGTACGTCGGCGCCGTCCTGGACGTGAAGGGGGACCGGGAGGCGTGGGCGAGCGTCCTCGACCAGCTGAGCCTGGCGGACTTCGTCACGTCCGGGTCGTACGACCGGCATGTACGGCGGATGCGGCAGCGGTACCGCGGTCGCCGGGACCGGCTCGTCGCGGCGCTCGCCGAGCACGCCCCGCACATCGAGGCCACCGGTGTCGCGGCCGGGCTGCACGCGGTGCTGCGGCTGCCGCCCGGCACCGAGGCGTCCACGGTGAAGGCCGCCGTCTGGCAGGGCATCGCCCTCGACGGCCTCGCCGCGTTCCGGCACCCGGACACGGACATGGCGGCGGACGACGGCCTCGTCGTGGGATACGCGACTCCCTCCGAGCACGCGTACGGGCCGGCCCTGGAGGCGCTGTGCCGTGCACTGCCACCGCCGTGA
- a CDS encoding SAM-dependent methyltransferase yields the protein MTGQDPTSAVAIDTSRPHPARMYDWYLGGKDNYPVDEEMGRQMLTLDPRVPVMARVNRAFMHRATRWLARDGVRQFLDVGTGIPTEPNLHQVAQKIAPDARIVYCDNDPIVLAHAAALLRGTDEGATEYLQADVRDPDAILEGARKVLDFTRPVALSLIALLHFVSDEDGAHDLVRRLLAALPSGSYLVITHATADFTPEESKAATEKLRAAGVTLALRSREEFTRFFDGLDLVEPGVEVPHRWHPELGEPVPGQDDGVIPGYGAVARKA from the coding sequence ATGACCGGGCAGGACCCCACCTCGGCCGTCGCGATCGACACGAGCAGACCGCATCCGGCGCGGATGTACGACTGGTACCTCGGCGGCAAGGACAACTACCCGGTCGACGAGGAGATGGGCCGGCAGATGCTCACCCTCGACCCGAGGGTGCCGGTCATGGCGCGCGTCAACCGCGCGTTCATGCACCGGGCCACACGCTGGCTGGCCCGCGACGGCGTACGGCAGTTCCTGGACGTGGGCACCGGCATCCCGACCGAGCCCAACCTCCACCAGGTCGCCCAGAAGATCGCCCCCGACGCCCGGATCGTCTACTGCGACAACGACCCCATCGTGCTGGCCCACGCGGCGGCCCTGCTGCGCGGCACGGACGAGGGGGCGACCGAGTACCTCCAGGCCGACGTGCGCGACCCGGACGCCATCCTGGAGGGCGCGAGGAAGGTCCTGGACTTCACCCGGCCGGTCGCGCTGTCGCTCATCGCGCTGCTGCACTTCGTCTCCGACGAGGACGGCGCGCACGACCTGGTCCGCCGGCTGCTCGCCGCACTGCCCTCCGGTAGCTACCTGGTCATCACCCACGCCACGGCAGACTTCACCCCGGAGGAGTCGAAGGCGGCCACCGAGAAGCTCCGGGCCGCCGGTGTCACCCTGGCCCTGCGCTCCCGCGAGGAGTTCACCCGCTTCTTCGACGGCCTCGACCTCGTCGAGCCCGGCGTCGAGGTGCCCCACCGCTGGCACCCCGAACTGGGCGAGCCCGTGCCCGGGCAGGACGACGGGGTGATTCCGGGATACGGAGCGGTGGCACGCAAGGCCTAG
- a CDS encoding DUF397 domain-containing protein: MDRIKPRKHVYNGMPARDLGSEGWHKPWSGGNGGNCLEAMKLADGRIAVRQSTDPDGPALIYTTDEMTAFIEGAKAGEADFLLS, encoded by the coding sequence ATGGATCGCATCAAGCCGCGCAAACACGTCTACAACGGCATGCCCGCGCGCGACTTGGGCAGCGAAGGCTGGCACAAGCCGTGGAGCGGCGGCAACGGCGGGAACTGCCTGGAGGCGATGAAACTCGCTGACGGCCGGATCGCCGTCCGGCAGTCCACCGACCCGGACGGTCCGGCGCTGATCTACACCACGGACGAGATGACGGCCTTCATCGAAGGGGCGAAGGCGGGGGAGGCGGACTTCCTGCTGTCCTGA
- a CDS encoding helix-turn-helix domain-containing protein — MSEPRSAPTVGQVVLGRRLLDLRERAGMKREEAARILHVAPATVRRMEMAEVALKIPYLQLLLKAYGISGEEADAFVQLAEEANKPGWWQRFHDILPGWFSMYVSLEGAAGVIRSYEPHFVPGLLQTEDYARGVLRSGAIGQTRPDDIERHVALRMQRQELLTRKDAPRLWVVMDETVLRRPVGGPEVMRAQVDRLLEATKLPNVTLQVAPFAVGAHPGTYGPFVLFRFAMPELPDMVYSEYLTGAVYLDARAEVATHLEVMDRMAAQAATAHRTKEILRDLRKEL, encoded by the coding sequence GTGAGCGAACCGCGGTCCGCACCGACGGTGGGCCAGGTCGTCCTTGGTCGGCGCCTGCTGGATCTGCGGGAACGCGCCGGGATGAAGCGCGAGGAGGCCGCCCGCATCCTCCACGTCGCCCCCGCCACGGTCCGCCGTATGGAGATGGCCGAGGTCGCGCTCAAAATCCCGTACCTGCAACTGCTCCTGAAGGCCTACGGAATCTCCGGCGAGGAGGCCGATGCCTTCGTCCAGCTGGCCGAGGAAGCGAACAAGCCCGGCTGGTGGCAGCGTTTCCATGACATCCTCCCCGGCTGGTTCTCGATGTACGTGAGCCTGGAGGGCGCGGCCGGGGTCATCCGCAGTTACGAGCCCCATTTCGTCCCCGGGCTGCTGCAGACCGAGGACTACGCGCGCGGAGTGCTCCGGTCGGGCGCCATCGGCCAGACCCGGCCCGACGACATCGAACGCCATGTCGCCCTGCGGATGCAGCGCCAGGAACTGCTCACCCGCAAGGACGCGCCCCGGTTGTGGGTCGTGATGGACGAGACCGTGCTGCGGCGCCCGGTCGGCGGGCCGGAGGTGATGCGCGCCCAGGTCGACAGACTGCTCGAGGCCACGAAGCTGCCCAACGTCACGTTGCAGGTCGCCCCGTTCGCCGTCGGGGCGCACCCGGGCACGTACGGGCCGTTCGTGCTGTTCCGATTCGCCATGCCCGAACTGCCGGACATGGTCTACAGCGAGTACCTGACCGGCGCGGTCTACCTCGACGCGCGCGCCGAGGTGGCGACTCACCTCGAGGTCATGGACCGCATGGCGGCGCAGGCCGCCACGGCACATCGCACGAAGGAGATCCTCAGGGATCTCCGCAAGGAGCTGTGA
- a CDS encoding ATP-binding protein has translation MASVIPSAPLGTDAAAGPPGLGATSEASPAGPAAERRFRFELAAHPGSPAQARRLTRARLTGWSLCEDTCDSAALVVSELVTNAIVHTASTHIVCELHDGDDLVRIAVRDEGCAPGQPHTAGRTRPEEEHGRGLLLVDALCDAWGAHEHGPGLLVWAELPRTADTARDPAEPRNDLGWGARPKPGQSDGSGDGGEAHRARHAKGAQEVPPQERQEVPRQERRRQRGPA, from the coding sequence GTGGCAAGCGTGATTCCGTCCGCGCCCTTAGGAACAGACGCCGCCGCAGGCCCTCCCGGCCTGGGTGCCACCTCGGAAGCAAGCCCCGCCGGGCCCGCTGCCGAGCGCCGGTTCCGTTTCGAGCTGGCCGCACATCCGGGTTCTCCCGCACAGGCCAGACGCCTGACGCGGGCCCGGCTGACCGGCTGGTCGCTGTGCGAGGACACGTGCGACAGCGCGGCCCTGGTGGTTTCCGAACTGGTCACCAACGCCATCGTGCACACGGCGAGCACGCACATAGTGTGCGAGCTGCACGACGGCGACGACCTGGTACGAATAGCCGTGCGTGACGAGGGCTGCGCCCCGGGCCAGCCTCACACGGCCGGCCGGACCCGGCCCGAGGAGGAGCACGGGAGGGGACTGCTCCTCGTCGACGCCCTCTGCGACGCCTGGGGTGCCCATGAGCACGGCCCCGGGCTGCTGGTCTGGGCCGAGCTGCCCCGCACGGCGGACACGGCGCGCGACCCGGCGGAGCCGCGGAACGACCTGGGCTGGGGTGCCCGTCCGAAGCCGGGGCAGTCCGACGGCTCGGGCGACGGGGGCGAAGCACACCGGGCGCGCCATGCGAAGGGCGCCCAGGAGGTTCCCCCGCAGGAACGGCAGGAAGTTCCCCGGCAGGAACGACGCCGACAGCGGGGGCCGGCATGA
- a CDS encoding ABC transporter ATP-binding protein, giving the protein MAKKRTAPEVSESERLLFGGPLRYDMGWNQHADAFLELNFRAMITRLPSLLASSLRLARQADRGAARVVLAAEAGRGVAQAVALLAVNSVLARLMGGGAIEDRLRGAVPALVTVAVVMLLAALLRAASTYATGRLEPKVERVATEQYLERAAAVELAAIEDHAFHKLLDTAQYGAASARRMIMYGTRVINAMISLVAAAGVLTVLHPALLPLLVTMTLPSAWSALTVARRRYESFHAWVQHARAGRLLGNLLIEPEAAPEIRVHGVGAFLLRHFRAMSETAEAEQARLARLAARTGLIAAAWTGLATVATYATLGGLLLAGAMALSVAGTAVIAIRTGSQSLDTLVVEVNALHEEALFVGDLERLYTEAAQRAIPAGGRPLPEDPREIRFENVTFRYPGDSARPALDDVSLTLPLGRIVALVGENGSGKTTLVKLLAGLYTPEKGRILWDGVDAATADRHRLAERIAMVAQDFKRWPFTARVNVALGRTSQPVCEQRLAASIAEAGAETVIADLPRGLDTLLARSFSGGHELSGGQWQRLGIARAAYRRGRILIVDEPTAALDARAELEVFERIRALADSGQTVVLITHRLASVRHADLVHVLEQGRLVESGTPDELLATGGLYAELYALQAEQFAQSPAPVTPVPKMPAPKAG; this is encoded by the coding sequence GTGGCGAAGAAGCGGACCGCGCCTGAGGTGTCCGAGTCGGAGCGGCTGCTCTTCGGCGGACCGCTGCGCTACGACATGGGCTGGAACCAGCACGCCGACGCGTTCCTGGAGCTGAACTTCCGCGCCATGATCACCCGGCTGCCGTCCCTGCTGGCGTCCAGCCTGCGGCTCGCCCGGCAGGCCGACCGGGGCGCCGCGCGGGTCGTGCTGGCCGCCGAGGCGGGCCGGGGCGTGGCACAGGCGGTGGCACTGCTCGCGGTCAACAGCGTGCTGGCGCGGCTGATGGGCGGCGGCGCGATCGAGGACCGGCTGCGTGGTGCCGTCCCCGCGCTGGTCACCGTGGCCGTCGTGATGCTGCTCGCGGCGCTGCTGCGGGCCGCGAGCACCTACGCCACCGGGCGGCTGGAGCCCAAGGTGGAGCGGGTGGCGACCGAGCAGTACCTGGAGCGGGCCGCGGCCGTCGAACTGGCCGCGATCGAGGACCACGCCTTCCACAAGCTGCTGGACACCGCGCAGTACGGTGCCGCCTCCGCCCGCCGGATGATCATGTACGGGACGCGGGTGATCAACGCGATGATCTCGCTGGTCGCGGCGGCCGGTGTCCTGACCGTGCTGCATCCGGCGCTCCTGCCGCTGCTGGTGACGATGACGCTGCCCAGCGCCTGGAGCGCGCTGACCGTGGCCCGGCGTCGCTACGAGTCTTTCCACGCCTGGGTGCAGCACGCTCGTGCGGGCCGGCTGCTCGGCAATCTGCTGATCGAGCCGGAGGCGGCCCCCGAGATCCGGGTGCACGGGGTGGGCGCGTTCCTGCTGCGGCACTTCCGCGCGATGTCGGAGACGGCGGAGGCGGAGCAGGCCCGGCTGGCCCGGCTCGCCGCCCGTACCGGACTGATCGCGGCGGCCTGGACGGGCCTGGCGACGGTGGCGACGTACGCGACGCTCGGCGGGCTGCTGCTGGCCGGGGCGATGGCCCTGTCGGTGGCGGGTACGGCCGTGATCGCGATCCGGACCGGCTCGCAGAGCCTCGACACGCTCGTGGTGGAGGTCAACGCGCTGCACGAGGAGGCCCTCTTCGTGGGCGATCTGGAACGGCTGTACACGGAGGCGGCACAGCGGGCGATCCCGGCGGGCGGCCGACCGCTGCCGGAGGACCCGCGCGAGATCCGCTTCGAGAACGTCACGTTCCGTTACCCGGGCGACTCCGCCCGCCCCGCCCTCGACGACGTGTCGCTCACCCTCCCGCTGGGCCGGATCGTGGCGCTGGTCGGCGAGAACGGCTCCGGCAAGACGACCCTGGTCAAGCTGCTCGCCGGGCTGTACACGCCGGAGAAGGGGCGGATCCTGTGGGACGGCGTGGACGCGGCGACCGCCGACCGGCACCGGCTGGCCGAGCGGATCGCGATGGTGGCGCAGGACTTCAAGCGGTGGCCGTTCACGGCCCGGGTGAACGTCGCCCTGGGGCGCACGTCGCAGCCGGTGTGCGAGCAGCGGCTGGCCGCGTCGATCGCCGAGGCCGGGGCCGAGACGGTGATCGCGGACCTGCCGCGCGGGCTGGACACGCTGCTCGCCCGCAGCTTCAGCGGCGGGCACGAACTGTCGGGCGGCCAGTGGCAGCGGCTGGGCATCGCCCGGGCCGCCTACCGCAGAGGCCGCATCCTCATCGTGGACGAGCCGACGGCGGCCCTGGACGCCCGGGCCGAGCTGGAGGTCTTCGAGCGGATCCGCGCCCTGGCCGACAGCGGCCAGACGGTCGTACTGATCACGCACCGGCTGGCGTCCGTGCGCCACGCGGATCTGGTGCACGTCCTGGAACAGGGCCGGCTCGTGGAGTCCGGGACTCCGGACGAGCTGCTGGCGACCGGCGGTCTCTACGCCGAGCTGTACGCCCTCCAGGCGGAGCAGTTCGCCCAGTCACCCGCCCCGGTCACGCCGGTCCCGAAGATGCCGGCGCCGAAGGCGGGCTGA
- a CDS encoding amidohydrolase, translating to MTPSAADSPADLIISACTVLVHDDQERIGFEEDAAIVVRNGVVEAVTTTAGAADLAAAERLDARGQVALPGLINCHTHAPMVTLRGLAEDLPTQEWFNDVVWPVESNLTEKDVELGARLACAEMIRAGVTCFADHYFAMDAVARVVAECGMRALLGEAYFSSTGPEGRERSLEFALRHRGFADGRITTALAPHSPYTVDDTDLATTARLAGEHGLPVHLHAAENRDQTETSLARHGVTPIEVLERTGVLDTDVLLAHGTGIADRDLPVLERAAGRTAVATAPRGYLKFAWPDTTPVRALRDIGVDVGLATDGAASNNSLDVWESMALTSLVQKSSEGDPRWLTSRQALHHATLQSARAVGLGDSVGSIAPGRRADIVLVDLTGPHTQPVHDLAATLVHSARSADVRTTIVDGRILMRDRVLLTIDVPTVVRELEERLPALVDRSHGRRIQDYDT from the coding sequence ATGACGCCTTCCGCCGCGGACAGTCCCGCCGACCTCATCATCAGCGCATGTACCGTCCTCGTGCACGACGATCAAGAGCGCATCGGGTTCGAGGAGGACGCCGCGATCGTCGTACGCAACGGCGTCGTCGAGGCGGTGACGACCACCGCGGGGGCCGCGGACCTGGCCGCCGCCGAGCGCCTCGACGCCCGGGGCCAGGTCGCCCTGCCCGGTCTGATCAACTGTCACACGCACGCGCCGATGGTCACCCTGCGCGGTCTCGCCGAGGACCTGCCCACGCAGGAGTGGTTCAACGACGTCGTCTGGCCCGTGGAGTCCAACCTCACGGAGAAGGACGTCGAGTTGGGGGCGCGGCTCGCCTGTGCCGAGATGATCCGCGCCGGCGTCACCTGCTTCGCCGACCACTACTTCGCCATGGACGCGGTGGCGCGAGTGGTCGCGGAATGCGGCATGCGGGCGCTGCTGGGAGAGGCCTACTTCTCTTCGACGGGCCCTGAAGGCCGGGAGCGGTCACTGGAGTTCGCGCTCCGGCACCGCGGCTTTGCCGACGGCCGCATCACCACCGCCCTCGCCCCGCACTCCCCTTACACGGTCGACGACACCGACCTCGCCACCACCGCCCGGCTCGCCGGCGAACACGGCCTGCCCGTGCACCTCCACGCCGCCGAGAACCGCGACCAGACCGAGACCAGCCTGGCCCGCCACGGCGTCACCCCGATCGAGGTCCTGGAACGCACCGGCGTCCTCGACACGGACGTGCTCCTCGCCCATGGCACCGGCATCGCCGACCGCGACCTGCCCGTCCTGGAGCGGGCGGCCGGTCGTACGGCCGTCGCCACCGCGCCCCGCGGCTACCTCAAGTTCGCCTGGCCCGACACCACACCGGTCCGCGCCCTGCGTGACATCGGCGTCGACGTCGGACTCGCCACCGACGGCGCCGCCTCCAACAACTCCCTCGACGTGTGGGAGTCGATGGCCCTCACGTCCCTGGTCCAGAAGTCCTCCGAGGGCGACCCCCGCTGGCTGACCTCACGCCAGGCCCTGCACCACGCCACCCTCCAGAGCGCCCGTGCCGTGGGACTGGGGGACAGCGTCGGCAGCATCGCGCCGGGGCGGCGGGCGGACATCGTCCTGGTCGACCTCACCGGACCGCACACCCAGCCCGTCCACGACCTCGCCGCCACCCTCGTGCACAGCGCCCGCTCCGCCGACGTCCGCACCACGATCGTCGACGGACGGATCCTGATGCGCGACCGTGTGCTCCTGACGATCGACGTGCCGACGGTGGTGCGGGAACTGGAGGAGCGCCTGCCCGCCCTCGTCGACCGCAGCCACGGCCGGCGCATCCAGGACTACGACACCTGA
- a CDS encoding endonuclease/exonuclease/phosphatase family protein: MLLGTWNLENLYRPGGTYGPKDEAAYGAKLAALAAVITELDPALLGVQEVGDPEALKDLAGMLDDDWHLALSEHPDGRGIRVGFLSRTAVTVLADTTAFPAELRPVQVDDSGVTVAQAGRGFLAVEVEDGPLRVAVCHLKSKLLSYPNGRFQPRDEGERARYGAYALYRRAAEATALRALADELLDGDGRVRDVAVLGDLNDEVQAATTQILLGPPGSEIGTPGFEKDDKGDAVRLWDVAPLIPPGQRYSRVTSGRRELIDHVLVSHRLVHRVTAAGTGLPGEGPPGLPSIGPDPAQRRGAPGSDHAPVWIRVGG; this comes from the coding sequence ATGCTCCTCGGCACCTGGAACCTGGAGAACCTCTACCGGCCCGGCGGCACGTACGGCCCGAAGGACGAGGCGGCGTACGGGGCGAAGCTCGCCGCCCTCGCCGCCGTGATCACGGAACTCGACCCGGCCCTGCTCGGCGTGCAGGAGGTCGGGGACCCCGAGGCTCTGAAGGACCTGGCGGGGATGCTCGACGACGACTGGCATCTCGCCCTGTCCGAGCATCCGGACGGCCGGGGCATACGGGTCGGGTTCCTGAGCCGTACGGCCGTGACGGTGCTGGCGGACACGACGGCGTTCCCGGCGGAGCTGCGTCCCGTGCAGGTGGACGACTCGGGGGTGACGGTGGCGCAGGCGGGGCGGGGATTTCTCGCCGTGGAGGTCGAGGACGGGCCGCTGCGGGTGGCCGTCTGTCACCTGAAGTCCAAGCTGCTGTCGTACCCGAACGGCCGGTTCCAGCCGCGCGACGAGGGCGAACGGGCCCGGTACGGCGCCTATGCGCTGTACCGGCGGGCCGCCGAGGCGACGGCCCTGCGGGCCCTCGCGGACGAGCTCCTGGACGGTGACGGCCGGGTCAGGGACGTGGCCGTGCTGGGCGACCTCAACGACGAGGTGCAGGCGGCGACCACACAGATCCTGCTCGGCCCGCCCGGCTCGGAGATCGGCACGCCGGGGTTCGAGAAGGACGACAAGGGCGACGCGGTCCGGCTGTGGGACGTGGCCCCGCTCATCCCGCCCGGTCAGCGCTACTCCCGTGTGACCTCGGGGCGGCGGGAGCTGATCGACCATGTGCTGGTGAGCCACCGCCTGGTGCACCGGGTGACGGCGGCGGGCACGGGTCTGCCCGGCGAGGGTCCGCCCGGTCTGCCGTCGATCGGCCCCGACCCGGCGCAGCGGCGGGGCGCGCCCGGGTCGGACCACGCGCCGGTGTGGATACGGGTCGGGGGCTGA
- a CDS encoding class I SAM-dependent methyltransferase, translated as MDTGRGLSIIGVPERLTWAVQVLDPAPGDRVLEIGCGRGVAVALIHDRLVTGSVTGIDRSAKAIDAALRRNSDALATGRVAFHTLPLEDADFATGSFDRILAINVNLFWTRPADRELTALRRWPAPGGLLCLCWEPPDRKRAGEIAAKVEPLVAGHGFATEVRRAATARGAGLVGVLGVAVVPGRLSGERRPGKS; from the coding sequence GTGGATACGGGTCGGGGGCTGAGCATCATCGGCGTCCCGGAGCGCCTGACCTGGGCGGTGCAGGTCCTCGACCCGGCACCCGGCGACCGGGTGCTGGAGATCGGCTGCGGCCGTGGGGTCGCCGTCGCGCTGATCCACGACCGCCTCGTCACGGGCAGCGTCACCGGCATCGACCGCTCCGCCAAGGCGATCGATGCGGCACTCCGCCGCAACAGTGACGCGCTCGCCACCGGAAGGGTCGCCTTCCACACCCTGCCGCTGGAGGACGCCGACTTCGCGACCGGCTCCTTCGACAGGATCCTGGCGATCAACGTGAATCTCTTCTGGACCCGCCCGGCGGACCGGGAACTGACCGCGCTGAGGCGCTGGCCGGCACCGGGAGGCCTGCTGTGCCTGTGCTGGGAACCGCCGGACCGGAAGCGGGCCGGGGAGATCGCCGCGAAGGTGGAGCCGCTGGTCGCCGGGCACGGGTTCGCGACCGAGGTGCGCCGGGCGGCGACCGCGCGGGGCGCCGGCCTGGTGGGGGTGCTGGGCGTGGCGGTCGTGCCGGGGCGGCTATCCGGCGAGCGGCGTCCCGGGAAGTCGTAG